GGGCTGGATTCTATCCCGGGAGCTGGCGCAGAAATTTTGTCGGACGAAGTGCGCGACATCATCGGTTTTCGCAAAGACCGCGTCCACGAATGGCTTGCGGTGCATCGCATTGCACACGAATTGGGCCTGCACACATCGGCGACCATGATGTATGGACATGTCGAAACCATTGAACAGCGAATAGAACATCTGGAACACATACGCAATTTGCAGGATGAGACAGGCGGATTCACAGCATTTATCGCGTGGAATTTTCAGCCCGATTACACCGCCCTTGCCAACGATCAGGGGCGATGGAATGGCATAAAAGCGACCGGATTTGACTATTTGCGAACCATCTCCATCGCGCGCCTGTTTTTGGACAATATCAAAAGTTTTCAAGCATCGTGGGTAACGCAGGGCGCCAAAGTCGCACAGGTCAGCTTAAAATACGGTGTAAACGATTTTGGCAGCACAATGATGGAAGAAAACGTAGTCAGTGCAGCGGGCACGAGCCATACGGATACCATGACACTTCAAGAGATGCAACGGCTCATTCGGGATGCGGGATACGAGCCTGTAAGGCGAAATACACGGTACGAGATTTTGAATTAGGGGTACGTAGCAATGCGTGTGCGTTTGGGCGTGGTGTCATACTTAAACTCGCGGCCACTGGTTGAAGTGCTGCGCACGGGTGCGATTGATCGCGATTTTGAACTGATCTACGGCGTGCCCTCGCGATGCGCCGAACGGCTGCACACGGGCGAAACCGATGTGGCATTGATCCCCGCTGTAGAAATTGGACGCGGACGTGATGCCTATCGGATTGTGCCCAATATCGGCATTATTTCAAACGGGCCTGTTGGCAGCGTATTTATCGTACTAAACAAAAAACCCGAAGAAATTCAAACACTGGCTCTGGATCGCGGATCGCGCACATCAGTCGTGCTGGCGCAGATCGTACTGGCGCGGCAATTTGGCTGCCAGCCAGAAGTATTTTTTCATCCCCCAGATATAGACGCAATGCTCAAACGCGCCGATGCCGCCCTGTTGATTGGCGATCCCGCGCTGGCATTGTCCCGCAAACGCTATCGAATCCTAGACCTGGGCGAAATTTGGACGCAGATGACAGGGTTGCCTTTCGTCTATGCCTGCTGGACCGGACGCCCCGATGCATTGGCGCCATATCACATTGACAAACTGATCGAGGCCAAAGAAAAGAGCAAGTCGCTCATCCCAAACATCGCAAAGGACTATGCCGCTGAAACCCGCACCCTATCGCCCGCATTTTATGCTGAATACCTAACCAGAAATATCCTCTACGATTTGGGCGATACCGAACTGGAAGGCTTGAAGCGATTCTATGCTTATGGTGTAGAACTGGGATTAATGGACGCAGTGCCAGATATCCGCTTCTATGTTTAAATTTGAAAAAAATCGGCGATAGGCCGGTTTTTTTTATCGAAAACTGGAGAACTTGTGATGCCCGAAAAAAACAAACCAATTCGCGTGGGCGTCGTCGGCGTGGGACGCGGGCGATCATTTATGCGGGCGGCAACACCGACGGGAATGGAACTCGTAGCAATTTGCGATACATGGGAAGAGCGACTAAGACCCGAAGGCAAAGAACTCGGAGTATCGACTTATGTAGATTATCATGCATTTTTGGAACACGATATGGATGCCGTGGTACTCGCCAATTATTTTCACGAACACGCGCCCTTTGCCGTTGCAGCACTGAACGCCGGAAAACACGTCATGAGCGAAACCGCTGCCTGCCATACATTGGGCGAAGGCGTCGCACTTGCGCGGGCGGTAGAGCGCAGTGGTAAAATTTATATGTTTGCCGAAAACTACCCCTACACGGCGTACAATCAAGAAATGAGGCGGCTCTACCAGAAAGGACACGTGGGAGAATTTAAATACGGAGAAGGCGAGTACGTGCATCCCGATCCACCGGAAGTAAAATTGGGGCGCAGTTGCGGGCGCAATCACTGGCGCAACTGGATTCCCTCGACCTATTATTGCACGCATTCGATAGCACCGGTAATGTACATCACAGACACGCGTCCCGTAAAAGTGAACGGATTTGTCATCCCCTACGATTTTGGCGACATGACCAAAACCCTGCACATGAACCGCGCGGATACGGCAGGCGTGATCATCTGCAGGATGAACAATGACGCCGTAATGAAATCCCTGCACGGCGCGTTGCGCGGGCACGGCAATTACGTCAGAATCCACGGCAACAAGGGCGTGATGGAAAACTGTCGAAACGGCGATAAATATCGGCTACGCATATGGAGAGAGCCGTGGGAAAAGCCAAAAGGAGAACCGGTAGAAACCGTTTACAGACCGGACTTCCCGGTACATCACGACCGCGCAACACAGGCCGGACACGGCGGCGGCGATTTCTTCACCAGTTACCATTTCGCCGAAGCGATTCGCACGGGCGAGCAACCCTACCTCGATGTGTATCGCGGCATCGACATGAGTATCGCGGGCATTCAAGCGTGGCGATCAGCACTCAGCGATTCGGCACCGATGGAAGTACCCAATTTTCGCGATGAATCCATAAGAAAGAAATACGAGCGCGATGATTGGTCACCCGATCCCACGCGCAAAAAACCGGGACAACCACCGAGCAGTATTCTGGGAGAAATCGAACCGTCCGATGGCGCCAAAGCACTGGCAAAAAAAGTTTGGGCAAGCCGAGGATACTTTGGAGAATGAGGATCTGATCATGATTGAAATAGCACAAGTGGTACTGGCGATTTACGGCATATTGTTAATTGTCGGAGGAATTATTGGGAAGACGAAATCCGGGAGTTCTGCATCCCTATTCGCAGGCGCGATCTGCGGTATTGCCGCACTCATTGGATACTGGCAAAGCCTGAGCGATCCCGCCGTTGGGTTTTTGACCGGTGGATTGGTCGGATTGTTGCTCACCGGCATATTTATGAGTCGATTTGTCCGCACGCGAAAATTTATGCCCGCGGGATTGGTGCTGCTGCTCAGTCTTCTGGTGGGTATTTTGACAATGATGGCGAGACAGGAATACCTGCTCAATCAGGACAAACCAGTGGAAGAACTGACAAAAAAGGGCCAAGAACAGTGTCCCTGGCCCAACGTCTGAAGGGTCACAGCCTGAAAATCAGGCGTTCACCTCCGAGTTAAAATGTTTCACATTAACCTCCTTTCGATATGCGCAACTCCGCTTCCGGAAGGCGTTTTGCGCGGTGGATGCCAATATATTAGCAAACCGCACCAACCCGTTGGCCCGGTTACATAAACACCTGAATGGATGCAGTTTTTCAGAAACGCAGTGTACTTTTATCGCGTCTTTCCAACTAAAAACGCCTGAGCTATAACACTCAGGCGTTTTTTAATTTGTGATGGCAATGCCGTGTTTGCGGCAGAGCTTGCGAAGTTTCTTCACAGCACCGCCTATGGATTTTCCATTTCGCGTAATACCGAACAAATGCTGGCTGACCACCCGGCGCGAAATACCCATAATCTCGGAGATTTCCCGCTGGGTCTTGCCGTATTTGAAATACAAAACAGCAGCTTCAAATTGTCTTTGCGTAAGCGATTGATTTAAGAGCGTATCGATCTGTGGGATAAGACGTCTAACCCGATCTTCATATTTATAGCGCAAATTCTGGTCTTCGGGCGACTCGTACCACAGGCCAACATCATCCGGCATCATTTCCAGGTCTGATTGATCTAATTGAACTTCCCAAAAATCAGGATTATACATATGTCCGTTCGTCTCCTCCAGGGAATGAATATGTCGGGCGAAAAACCACCATACATACCAGACCCGCGGCTCCGGAGAGACGATAAAACTGCGACGGACAGACAGTGAATGACCGAAGCAGCTACCTCACCGGAGGCGAACCGGGTATGTTATTTGTCGTAAATGCGAAAATTAAAGCCTCCATGTTGCCTCCTTTCAAATAGACATACGTAAACGTTCACATGCAAAATTGCAGCAATCTTACCGCATTGTCAAGACATACCTCTTCGCCCTTACACCGGCATGGATGCACTTTTGGGTGCTCTATCAAAAAGATTTTTTCTTTCTCAATTCATCCCACCAATCCATAAGCGCGCGAATGTGCTTTTCATAGCCGCGATCTGTGGGATGATAATAGGTGCGGTCTCTCAAATTATCGGGAAAATACACCTGATCAATATAGCCATCCGGATCGTCATGTGCGTATTGATACCCCTTGCTGTAATCGAGATCTTTCATAAGCTTTGTCGGCGCATTGCGAATATGCAGGGGCACGGGCAGGTTCAGGTGTTTCTCAACATCGGAAAGCGCGTTATTATACGCGGCATAAACGGCATTGCTCTTGGGAGCTGTAGCGAGATAAACCGTCGCCTGAGCAATAGATAGATCGCCCTCGGGACTGCCCAGAAAATCGTACGCCTCGCGGGCATTGAGCGCAACTTGCAAAGCGCGCGGATCAGCAGCACCCACATCTTCAGAAGCAAAGCGAATCATACGCCTCAAAATATAGTGCGGATGCTCACCAGACGTCATCATACGCGCGAGCCAATACAGTGAGGCATGTGGATCGCTGCCGCGAAGACTCTTGTGAAAAGCCGAAATGATATTGTAGTGTTCTTCCCCTGTCTTGTCGTAAAGATGAGCCTTGCGACCGAGAATTTCGCGCACCGTTTCGGGCGTAGGGTCGCAACCCGTAGCTTCAACAGCCGCAACAACCGTTTCAAGCGCGTTCAGAGACCGGCGGGCATCGCCCTCTGCCGTCTCGGCAATGAGATCTAAAGCCTGGTCATCGATCTGCAAATCGGGAAAGCCGTGTTCCGAATCGGCAATTGCGCGGTCCAGCACCTGGCGAATATGGGACGTATCGAGCAAATTGAGCACAAAAACGCGCGTGCGTGAAAGCAGGGCAGAATTAACCTCAAAAGAGGGATTCTCAGTAGTGGCACCAATAAGCGTAATAACACCATTCTCCACATGGGGCAGAAAAGCATCTTGTTGCGCCTTGTTAAAACGGTGAATCTCATCCACAAAAAAGATGGTACGCCTGCCCAGGCGTCGTTCCTCTCGCGCCCGCGCAATAATCTCCCGCGCCTCTTTGATCCCCGCGGTAACCGCGCTAAAAGACACAAACCGACTCTGCGTCGTACCCGCAATAACCCGAGCCAGCGTTGTCTTGCCCGAACCCGGTGGTCCCCAGAAAATCATGGACGGCAAGCGGTCGCTCTCGATAAGCACCCGAAGGGGCGCACCCGGTCCAACGAGATGATCCTGCCCCACAATATCGTCCAGCACCTGGGGACGCAGGCGTTCGGCCAGAGGCGCGTTTGCCATCTCCTGCTCGGCTTGCGACACGGGTTTTAAAAAAAGGTCTTCATTCATCGGTCTCACCTCTCGCCAAAATATACTCAGATTCCCATACTTTCGCCAATACTCGGAAAAGTGCTTGTAGATGCGATTGAATTCGCTATTTTGAAATCCATTCTCCCATCCCAATCATGAAAGGACCTTATGATAGAAAAACACGACCTGACCGAGGAACAAATTCGCAGATATTACGGCTGGGCAGAAATTGATCCAGACCGCGCGGTTATCGCCGGAGAAACGGGCACATGGCGCATTGTATATCACGCGGGCAAATACGGAATAGACGACGGCGGCGTAATCAAAATCGCGTGGCGCGACGTAAGCGACTGGCAGCGACCACAATTTGACGACCCCTCCGCACCTGCTTATGCATCGGTCTCGACCACGGGACCGGCGACCTTAAAAGCCGTATTCGACAGACAGCGCTATATTCGACCGTGGCGATATTGCGTCACCATCGATGTATTTGACGACTCATTATCCGAAGGCGACACCATAACACTAATATTGGGGGATACATCCGGCGGAAGTCCGGGCAGCCGCGCCCAAACCTTTTGCAAAGATGCGTTTGAATTTCGGGTATCGGTTGACTGGTGCGGCACATGGGTATATACAGAAGTACCATCCCCCAAAGTACCAATAGTAAGCGGTGCGCCCAATAAACTCATCGCACTGGGACCTTCTGAAACAACGCCGGGAGAAGCGACCTGGATCGGAGTAAAAGCCGAAGACATCTGGGGCAACCCGTGTGCAGAATATCGAGGCACGGTAAAAATCGACGCCGATGGCCTTGACGGATTACCCGAAACTTATGTATTTCAGCCAGAACATCGCGGCGTCAGGCGATTTGAAAATGTGACAGCCCCCAAAACGGGCATTTATCGCGTACGGATTCAGGATGAAAACAATGGTTTTGAAGCAGAATGCAATCCACTAATATGTATTGAAACGCGCAAAGACGCGCAACCCTTTTGGGGGGATCTACACGGACAAAGCGAAGAAACAGTGGGAACCAATCCGGTCTCATCCTACTTTCGTTTTGCACGCGAAAAAGCGTGGATGGATTTTGCGGGACATCAGGGAAATGACTTTCAGATTACAGAAGCAATCTGGAATGAAATCAAACACCAGGCAAATACCCAAAATATCGCGGGCAAATTCGTCGCCTTTGTCGGTTGGGAATGGTCGGGCAACACGCCTTCAGGCGGCGATCACAACGTCTATTATCCCGGTGATGATGGACCATTGCACCGCTCCAGCCATGTCCTCATCGAAGACAAATCAGATATAGAAACAGATTGTCAGCACATAACCGACCTCTACCGCGCACTCAAGGGAAAAGACGCGCTGCTAATCCCCCATGTGGGCGGGCGCTATGCCAACCTGACCTGGCACGACCCAAACCTGGAGACTGTAGTCGAGGTTTTATCTGAATGGGGAGAATTTGAATGGTTCTTAAAAGAAGCCCTTGAAAAAGGCTATCGCATCGGATTCACCTGCGGCAGCGACGACCACAAAGGGCGCCCGGGTGCCGCACATCCGGGCAGTGGCGCATTCGGTATTTACGGCGGAATCACATGCGTATATGCAAAAGAATTGACGCGAGAAAGCATCTGGGAAGCAATAAAAACAAGGCGGTGTTACGGCACCAGTGGACAGCGCATCCTCATAGATGTCACCGTAGGTGGACAGCCCATGGGATCGGACCTCGCAACGAACACACCACCTGAAATCGCTGTCAGTGTTTGGGGCACTGCGCCCATAGAAAAAGTGGATATCTTCAGAGGCACGGAAATCATCTACACACATCCCCAAACCATTCCCCGGCAACAAACAGACATACGCATTGCGTGGTCCGGACAGCGCATTCGCGCGCGCAACCGACTCGTGCGCTGGGATGGCGAAGTAACAATAGACAAAGGGAGAATCACAGACGCCAGAGGCTTTGCCTTTGACTCGGCATCCGAAGGCATTCAATCTGCCGACGACCAATCAGTAACCTGGACATCGGTGACAACCGGCGATGCAGACGGCATCATTTTAACCCTGGACGCCCCGCCCGATGCAACAATCAAATTTGGAACACCCGTCTTGTCGCAAGCGTTAAAACTTACAGAGATCGCAAAAGGACCGGTTGTAATCGACGCAGGTGGTATTGATATGAAGGTCGTATTTGAACAAATGCCCACAGGCATTGGACGCGACATCGCATTTACCCATACTGAGAACCAGTTACATCCCGGCTGTCACCCCTATTGGGTACGCGTAACGCAAATCGATGGCGGGAAGGCATGGGTGAGTCC
This is a stretch of genomic DNA from Gemmatimonadota bacterium. It encodes these proteins:
- the mqnC gene encoding dehypoxanthine futalosine cyclase; the encoded protein is MIDDIIEKIYNDERISTDDAMRLFAHPNVTELGLLADVVRRRKWPKDQVTYNIGRNINYTNVCWVRCDFCAFYRPPGSDEGYTLPREQIFEKIDELIAVGGDVPKGSEILMQGGLNPKLRVDYYEDLFSSIRNRYPQIHQHCLSATEIIYIAHISRMSLEKCIRRLRDAGLDSIPGAGAEILSDEVRDIIGFRKDRVHEWLAVHRIAHELGLHTSATMMYGHVETIEQRIEHLEHIRNLQDETGGFTAFIAWNFQPDYTALANDQGRWNGIKATGFDYLRTISIARLFLDNIKSFQASWVTQGAKVAQVSLKYGVNDFGSTMMEENVVSAAGTSHTDTMTLQEMQRLIRDAGYEPVRRNTRYEILN
- a CDS encoding replication-associated recombination protein A, with translation MANAPLAERLRPQVLDDIVGQDHLVGPGAPLRVLIESDRLPSMIFWGPPGSGKTTLARVIAGTTQSRFVSFSAVTAGIKEAREIIARAREERRLGRRTIFFVDEIHRFNKAQQDAFLPHVENGVITLIGATTENPSFEVNSALLSRTRVFVLNLLDTSHIRQVLDRAIADSEHGFPDLQIDDQALDLIAETAEGDARRSLNALETVVAAVEATGCDPTPETVREILGRKAHLYDKTGEEHYNIISAFHKSLRGSDPHASLYWLARMMTSGEHPHYILRRMIRFASEDVGAADPRALQVALNAREAYDFLGSPEGDLSIAQATVYLATAPKSNAVYAAYNNALSDVEKHLNLPVPLHIRNAPTKLMKDLDYSKGYQYAHDDPDGYIDQVYFPDNLRDRTYYHPTDRGYEKHIRALMDWWDELRKKKSF
- a CDS encoding Gfo/Idh/MocA family oxidoreductase; translation: MPEKNKPIRVGVVGVGRGRSFMRAATPTGMELVAICDTWEERLRPEGKELGVSTYVDYHAFLEHDMDAVVLANYFHEHAPFAVAALNAGKHVMSETAACHTLGEGVALARAVERSGKIYMFAENYPYTAYNQEMRRLYQKGHVGEFKYGEGEYVHPDPPEVKLGRSCGRNHWRNWIPSTYYCTHSIAPVMYITDTRPVKVNGFVIPYDFGDMTKTLHMNRADTAGVIICRMNNDAVMKSLHGALRGHGNYVRIHGNKGVMENCRNGDKYRLRIWREPWEKPKGEPVETVYRPDFPVHHDRATQAGHGGGDFFTSYHFAEAIRTGEQPYLDVYRGIDMSIAGIQAWRSALSDSAPMEVPNFRDESIRKKYERDDWSPDPTRKKPGQPPSSILGEIEPSDGAKALAKKVWASRGYFGE
- a CDS encoding menaquinone biosynthesis protein encodes the protein MRVRLGVVSYLNSRPLVEVLRTGAIDRDFELIYGVPSRCAERLHTGETDVALIPAVEIGRGRDAYRIVPNIGIISNGPVGSVFIVLNKKPEEIQTLALDRGSRTSVVLAQIVLARQFGCQPEVFFHPPDIDAMLKRADAALLIGDPALALSRKRYRILDLGEIWTQMTGLPFVYACWTGRPDALAPYHIDKLIEAKEKSKSLIPNIAKDYAAETRTLSPAFYAEYLTRNILYDLGDTELEGLKRFYAYGVELGLMDAVPDIRFYV
- a CDS encoding DUF3604 domain-containing protein, producing MIEKHDLTEEQIRRYYGWAEIDPDRAVIAGETGTWRIVYHAGKYGIDDGGVIKIAWRDVSDWQRPQFDDPSAPAYASVSTTGPATLKAVFDRQRYIRPWRYCVTIDVFDDSLSEGDTITLILGDTSGGSPGSRAQTFCKDAFEFRVSVDWCGTWVYTEVPSPKVPIVSGAPNKLIALGPSETTPGEATWIGVKAEDIWGNPCAEYRGTVKIDADGLDGLPETYVFQPEHRGVRRFENVTAPKTGIYRVRIQDENNGFEAECNPLICIETRKDAQPFWGDLHGQSEETVGTNPVSSYFRFAREKAWMDFAGHQGNDFQITEAIWNEIKHQANTQNIAGKFVAFVGWEWSGNTPSGGDHNVYYPGDDGPLHRSSHVLIEDKSDIETDCQHITDLYRALKGKDALLIPHVGGRYANLTWHDPNLETVVEVLSEWGEFEWFLKEALEKGYRIGFTCGSDDHKGRPGAAHPGSGAFGIYGGITCVYAKELTRESIWEAIKTRRCYGTSGQRILIDVTVGGQPMGSDLATNTPPEIAVSVWGTAPIEKVDIFRGTEIIYTHPQTIPRQQTDIRIAWSGQRIRARNRLVRWDGEVTIDKGRITDARGFAFDSASEGIQSADDQSVTWTSVTTGDADGIILTLDAPPDATIKFGTPVLSQALKLTEIAKGPVVIDAGGIDMKVVFEQMPTGIGRDIAFTHTENQLHPGCHPYWVRVTQIDGGKAWVSPVYVKCEKEI